In the genome of Paramisgurnus dabryanus chromosome 18, PD_genome_1.1, whole genome shotgun sequence, one region contains:
- the pcyt1bb gene encoding phosphate cytidylyltransferase 1B, choline b: MVNKRRNGSRANGNAGRGGVKKTQQQQQRKRAPDKALREPAIFAKKSGSASDTPQDKVTLAQARRGTPAHRPVRVYADGIFDLFHSGHARALMQAKNLFPNTYLIVGVCSDALTHQCKGYTVMTEDERYEALIHCRYVDEVVRDAPWTITPEFLKKHRIDFVAHDDIPYTSAGSDDVYKHIKEAGMFVATQRTEGISTSDLITRIVRDYDVYVRRNLQRGYTARELNVGFINEKKYRLQEKVDIMKKTVRTVEEKSKHLVHRVEEKSHDLILKWEEKSREFIGNFLELFGADKAWHMIQQRSGRVLQALSPYQSPHTSPSTSPTRGRSTSPVSHWPVLRFHSPPPKAASVSSSEGGDDEEI, from the exons ATGGTGAACAAGAGACGAAATGGATCCCGAGCCAATGGCAATGCTGGTCGAGGAggagttaaaaaaacacagcaaCAGCAGCAGCGCAAGCGAGCACCAGATAAG GCTCTGAGAGAACCGGCCATCTTTGCTAAAAAGTCAGGCAGTGCCTCTGACACGCCGCAAGACAAAGTGACTTTAGCTCAGGCTCGCCGTGGCACTCCAG CCCATCGGCCTGTACGAGTTTATGCCGATGGGATCTTTGACCTCTTCCACTCGGGTCATGCCCGGGCTCTGATGCAGGCCAAGAATTTGTTCCCCAACACATACTTGATTGTTGGCG TATGCAGCGATGCTCTGACACACCAGTGTAAAGGGTACACAGTGATGACAGAAGATGAACGTTATGAAGCCCTCATACACTGCCGTTATGTGGATGAGGTCGTCCGTGATGCTCCTTGGACAATCACTCCAGAATTCCTTAAAAAACACAGG ATCGACTTTGTGGCACATGATGATATCCCATACACCTCTGCTGGATCAGATGATGTCTACAAACATATCAAAGAAGCAG GAATGTTTGTGGCTACTCAAAGAACGGAGGGAATCTCGACTTCTGACCTCATCACGCGCATTGTTCGAGACTATGACGTCTACGTCAGACGTAACCTCCAGAGAGGTTACACAGCACGGGAACTGAACGTTGGCTTTATTAAT GAGAAGAAATATCGTCTGCAGGAGAAGGTAGACATAATGAAGAAGACTGTGAGGACAGTGGAGGAAAAATCCAAACATTTAGTTCACCGTGTTGAAGAGAAGAGTCATGATCTCATTCTCAAATGGGAGGAAAAATCTCGCGAATTCATTGGAAACTTTCTGGAGCTGTTCGGTGCAGATAAAGCCTGG CACATGATTCAGCAGCGAAGTGGGCGTGTCCTTCAAGCTCTGTCTCCCTATCAGTCTCCCCATACGTCACCAAGCACCAGCCCCACTAGAGGGCGCTCTACATCACCGGTCTCCCACTGGCCTGTACTCCGCTTCCACTCACCTCCACCCAAAGCAGCCTCCGTCAGCAGTAGTGAGGGTGGTGATGATGAGGAAATATAG